In one window of Littorina saxatilis isolate snail1 linkage group LG11, US_GU_Lsax_2.0, whole genome shotgun sequence DNA:
- the LOC138979865 gene encoding isocitrate dehydrogenase [NADP], mitochondrial-like: MAGTVSTVTKIVSRFGSNIQTFLAPTAVGASQQRNYAGAKRVKVDNPVVELDGDEMTRIIWEKIKERLIFPYIDIDCKYYDLGLPYRDQTNDQVTIDSAEAIKKYNVGIKCATITPDEERVEEFKLKKMWLSPNGTIRNILGGTVFREPILCDNIPRLVPGWTQAITIGRHAFGDQYKATDRVIEGPGKLELVFTPQGGKEDRTTVFEFKNSGGVGMAMYNTDESITGFAHASFQYSLMKNWPLYMSTKNTILKRYDGRFKDIFQEIYDKQYKPQFEKQGIWYEHRLIDDMVAQAIKSSGGFVWACKNYDGDVQSDVVAQGYGSLGLMTSVLVCPDGKTIEAEAAHGTVTRHYREHQKGNPTSTNPIASIFAWTRGLEHRGKLDGNKELQRFAQTMEKACVDTVVSGKMTKDLAGCIYGLKNVKPEHYLYTMDFLDAIGDNFEAQWKA, from the exons ATGGCAGGAACAGTCTCCACAGTTACGAAGATTGTTAGCCGATTCGGCAGCAATATCCAAACTTTTCTGGCACCAACTGCTGTCGGTGCTTCGCAACAAAGAAACT ATGCCGGGGCCAAGAGAGTCAAGGTGGACAACCCCGTGGTGGAACTGGACGGTGACGAGATGACCAGAATCATCTGGGAAAAGATCAAGGAACGG TTGATCTTCCCCTACATCGACATTGACTGCAAGTACTATGACCTTGGCCTTCCTTACCGTGACCAAACGAACGACCAGGTCACCATCGACAGCGCGGAAGCCATCAAGAAGTACAATGTGGGCATCAAGTGTGCCACCATCACACCCGACGAGGAGAGAGTGGAAG AGTTCAAGCTGAAGAAAATGTGGCTGAGCCCCAACGGAACGATCCGTAACATCCTGGGCGGCACTGTTTTCCGCGAGCCAATCCTCTGCGATAACATCCCTCGTCTGGTGCCGGGCTGGACACAAGCCATCACCATTGGACGTCACGCTTTTGGCGACCAG TACAAGGCAACAGACAGGGTGATCGAGGGCCCCGGTAAACTGGAGCTTGTCTTCACACCCCAGGGAGGCAAGGAGGACAGGACAACGGTCTTTGAATTTAAGAACTCCGGCGGTGTCGGCATGGCCATGTACAACACAGACGAG TCCATCACCGGCTTTGCTCACGCCAGCTTCCAGTACTCTCTGATGAAGAACTGGCCGCTGTACATGAGCACCAAGAACACCATCCTCAAGCGATACGATGGTCGTTTCAAGGACATCTTCCAGGAAATCTACGACAA acagTACAAGCCCCAGTTTGAGAAGCAGGGCATCTGGTACGAGCACCGTCTGATTGACGACATGGTGGCCCAGGCCATCAAGTCGTCGGGCGGCTTCGTGTGGGCTTGCAAGAACTACGACGGTGACGTCCAGTCTGATGTCGTCGCTCAAG GTTACGGGTCTCTGGGTCTGATGACCAGTGTGTTGGTGTGCCCCGATGGCAAGACGATCGAGGCTGAAGCCGCTCACGGCACCGTCACACGCCACTACCGGGAACACCAGAAG GGCAACCCCACCAGCACCAATCCCATTGCCAGCATCTTCGCCTGGACGAGGGGTCTGGAGCACCGCGGCAAACTGGACGGCAACAAAGAGCTGCAGAG GTTTGCCCAAACGATGGAGAAGGCGTGTGTGGACACAGTGGTCAGTGGCAAGATGACCAAGGACCTGGCTGGCTGCATCTACGGCTTGAAAAA TGTGAAACCCGAGCATTACTTGTACACCATGGATTTCTTGGACGCCATCGGTGACAATTTCGAGGCACAGTGGAAAGCTTAA
- the LOC138979868 gene encoding charged multivesicular body protein 6-like → MGNLFGKKQAKKPAARVTDQDRAILQLKQQRDKLKQYQKKVLAQLDRDRDVARKLLQEGKKDKAKLMLRKKKFQESLLEKTDGQLDNLEKLVHDLEFAQVEHEVVKGLEVGNAALKKMHDILSLEDVERIMDDTREGIEVQQEIDALLAGGLTQEDEDDVMDELNEILAQGDTDNVKLPDVPTDEVGEQERARAKERRREEKREAVAAT, encoded by the exons ATGGGCAACCTGTTTGGAAAGAAACAAGCTAAAAAGCCTGCGGCGAGAGTCACTGATCAAGACAGAGCTATTCTACAGCTGAAACAGCAGCGAGACAAACTGAAACAATACCAGAAGAAAGTACTTGCACAacttgacagagacagagatgtcGCGCGGAAACTTTTACAAGAAGGGAAAAAGGACAAAGCAAAGCTGATGCTGAGGAAAAAGAAATTCCAAGAGTCCCTTCTAGAGAAGACAGACGGCCAGCTTGACAACTTAGAAAAACTGGTCCACGATCTGGAGTTTGCTCAAGTGGAACATGAAGTTGTGAAGGGACTTGAG GTGGGCAATGCGGCGCTGAAGAAAATGCACGACATTCTCTCCCTGGAAGACGTTGAGCGCATTATGGACGATACAAGGGAGGGAATTGAAGTCCAGCAGGAAATCGATGCGCTGCTTGCAGGAGGCTTGACGCAAGAAGATGAGGACGATGTCATGGATGAACTTAACGAAATTCTCGCTCAAGGTGACACTGACAATGTCAAGTTGCCAGACGTTCCAACGGATGAAGTTGGCGAGCAGGAAAGGGCACGTGCAAAGGAGAGGAGAAGAGAGGAGAAAAGAGAAGCTGTAGCAGCTACGTGA